The following coding sequences are from one Mus pahari chromosome X, PAHARI_EIJ_v1.1, whole genome shotgun sequence window:
- the LOC110314336 gene encoding uncharacterized protein LOC110314336: MDKLEEGVEDTDSWTLHTNLTKNKIYLKPISRGSGKTYTEYTCISSEHNVQVLKRVKGSPKKRPKVKVLKKHTIPVWKPTEEGGATPYTGENKWQKKKRKTRHERDKIFQDKLKMLWNQYTQLQNKINMLWSQSSQSHDEVKTQGDHHDNQMHEGTNTPADQDKHLKELVITQFDPDKQVKEEISRHYYQDGHSEEDKLKLLSHDQKGQEEMITQFEQNKQVERNTKLYRDKHVKKEMIRHYYQEMDAKDGKIILLSDDQQEQEEMITQFDQNKQVEWNTQCYQGQQMKENTTRHYYYDRDAKEDNITLFSHDQQGQEETITHFDQNKQEERNTQFDHDNQVKDERIKVCFPNERVDEERITFCYPEKQENEEISTPFYQHTHLPEVMNTLQLQQLMAEEYIHQASTEARIHSWLSHLHYWH, translated from the exons ATGGACAAGTTGGAAGAGGGTGTTGAAGATACAGACTCTTGGACTTTACATACTAACCTAACAAAGAACAAGATTTACCTAAAGCCCATATCTCGGGGTTCAGGCAAGACCTATACTGAATACACTTGCATAAGTAGTGAACAC AATGTACAGGTCCTAAAAAGAGTAAAAGGAAGTCCGAAGAAGAGACCAAAGGTAAAGGTCTTAAAAAAACATACCATTCCTGTATGGAAACCgacagaagaaggaggagcaACACCATACACTGGAGAAAACAAGTGGCAGAAAAAGAAGCGTAAAACTCGACATGAACGagacaaaatattccaggacaagcTGAAGATGCTGTGGAATCAGTATACTCAGTTACAGAATAAGATAAATATGCTGTGGAGTCAATCCTCTCAGTCACATGATGAAGTGAAGACACAAGGTGACCACCATGATAACCAGATGCACGAGGGCACAAATACACCAGCTGATCAAGACAAGCATCTCAAAGAGTTGGTGATCACACAATTTGATCCagacaaacaagtgaaagaagaGATAAGCAGACACTACTATCAAGACGGACATTCAGAGGAGGATAAGCTCAAACTCCTCAGTCATGACCAGAAAGGGCAAGAGGAGATGATCACACAATTTGAGCAAAATAAACAAGTAGAGAGGAACACAAAATTGTATCGAGACAAACATGtgaaaaaagaaatgatcagACACTACTATCAAGAAAT GGATGCAAAAGATGGTAAGATCATACTACTTAGTGATGACCAACAAGAGCAAGAGGAGATGATCACACAATTTGACCAAAACAAGCAAGTAGAGTGGAACACACAATGTTATCAAGgccaacaaatgaaagaaaacacgaCCAGACATTACTATTATGACAGGGATGCAAAAG AAGATAATATCACACTATTCAGTCATGACCAACAAGGGCAAGAGGAGACCATCACACACTTCGACCAAAATAAGCAAGAGGAGAGGAACACACAATTTGATCATGACAATCAAGTGAAAGATGAGAGGATCAAAGTTTGCTTTCCAAACGAGAGGGTGGATGAAGAGAGAATCACATTCTGCTATCCAGAAAAGCAGGAGAATGAAGAGATATCCACCCCCTTCTATCAACACACCCACCTGCCTGAAGTGATGAACACTCTGCAACTACAGCAACTCATGGCAGAAGAATACATACACCAGGCAAGCACAGAAGCGAGGATCCACAGCTGGTTAAGTCATCTCCACTACTGGCATTAA